One window of the Xenopus tropicalis strain Nigerian chromosome 10, UCB_Xtro_10.0, whole genome shotgun sequence genome contains the following:
- the mrgbp gene encoding MRG/MORF4L binding protein has translation MGDLEAGETTVEKPEPPPAPPAEEPVLWSPEVEVCLFHAMLGHKPVGVNRHFHMICIRDKFSQNIGRQVSSRVIWEHLRSMYDMQALHESEILPFPNSEKNFILPEDLIQEVKEGKVTSEEELKEEVKEEVEIHGGSDEAFVNSGNSGKGLDKAPGKERTLSESSSKESGDKRKRSRLTEKVQNANSNPSSPNANKRRRT, from the exons ATGGGGGATTTAGAGGCCGGGGAAACTACTGTGGAAAAACCCGAgcctccccctgccccccccgcGGAAGAGCCGGTGCTGTGGAGCCCGGAGGTTGAGGTGTGTCTGTTCCATGCGATGCTCGGCCACAAGCCGGTCG GCGTGAACCGCCACTTCCACATGATCTGCATCCGGGACAAGTTCAGCCAGAACATCGGGCGCCAGGTCTCATCCCGAGTCATCTGGGAGCACCTGCGGAGCATGTACGATATGCAGGCCTTG CACGAGTCTGAGATTCTCCCCTTCCCAAACTCGGAGAAGAACTTCATTCTCCCGGAGGATCTGATTCAGGAGGTGAAGGAGG GGAAGGTGACGtcggaggaggagctaaaggaggAAGTAAAGGAGGAAGTGGAAATACACGGCGGCTCGGATGAAG CTTTTGTCAACtctgggaattctgggaaagggCTGGACAAAGCCCCCGGGAAAGAGCGGACCCTCTCGGAATCCAGCTCCAAGGAATCGGGGGACAAGCGCAAGCGGAGCCGGCTCACCGAGAAAGTGCAGAACGCAAACAGCAACCCGTCCAGCCCGAACGCCAACAAGCGCAGGCGCACATAG
- the LOC116407970 gene encoding uncharacterized protein DDB_G0290685-like isoform X1, translating to MGEGAKDTGRPGSAEGRDTGGDVEGKGSLGGEETDRGKLDSTDSTETGRPGDADKEDLGENEREGEDTGRPGSAEGRDTGGDVEGKGSLGGEETDRGKLDSTETGRPGGADKEGLGENVREGEDTGRPGGADKEGLGENVREGEDTGRPGDADKEDLGENEREGEDTGRPGSAEGRDTGGDVEGKGSLGGEETDRGKLDSTETGRPGGADKEGLGENVREGEDTGRPGGADKEGLGENVREGEDTGRPGSAEGRDTGGDVEGKGSLGGEETVRGKLDSTETGRPGGADKEGLGENVREGEDTGRPGSADKEGLGENVR from the coding sequence ATGGGGGAAGGAGCTAAGGACACTGGGAGACCAGGAAGTGCTGAAGGAAGAGATACTGGGGGAGACGTAGAAGGAAAGGGGTCTCTAGGAGGGGAGGAAACTGATAGAGGGAAGTTAGACAGTACAGACAGTACAGAGACTGGGAGACCAGGAGATGCAGATAAGGAAGACTTGGGAGAGAACGAAAGGGAAGGAGAGGACACTGGGAGACCAGGAAGTGCTGAAGGAAGAGATACTGGGGGAGACGTAGAAGGAAAGGGGTCTCTTGGAGGTGAGGAAACTGATAGAGGGAAGTTAGACAGTACAGAGACTGGGAGACCAGGAGGTGCAGATAAGGAAGGCTTGGGAGAGAACGTAAGGGAAGGAGAGGACACTGGGAGACCAGGAGGTGCCGATAAAGAAGGCTTGGGAGAGAACGTAAGGGAAGGAGAGGACACTGGGAGACCAGGAGATGCAGATAAGGAAGACTTGGGAGAGAACGAAAGGGAAGGAGAGGACACTGGGAGACCAGGAAGTGCTGAAGGAAGAGATACTGGGGGAGACGTAGAAGGAAAGGGGTCTCTTGGAGGTGAGGAAACTGATAGAGGGAAGTTAGACAGTACAGAGACTGGGAGACCAGGAGGTGCAGATAAGGAAGGCTTGGGAGAGAACGTAAGGGAAGGAGAGGACACTGGGAGACCAGGAGGTGCCGATAAAGAAGGCTTGGGAGAGAACGTAAGGGAAGGAGAGGACACTGGGAGACCAGGAAGTGCTGAAGGAAGAGATACTGGGGGAGACGTAGAAGGAAAGGGCTCTCTAGGAGGTGAGGAAACTGTTAGAGGGAAGTTGGACAGTACAGAGACTGGGAGACCAGGAGGTGCCGATAAGGAAGGCTTGGGAGAGAACGTAAGGGAAGGAGAGGACACTGGGAGACCAGGAAGTGCAGATAAAGAAGGCTTGGGAGAGAACGTAAGGTAA
- the LOC101732705 gene encoding E3 ubiquitin/ISG15 ligase TRIM25, translated as MASADLRDELSCSICLNIYTEPVSLPCGHYFCQDCIGGLLDTQEQVRDYSCPECRAAYQERPALQRNRALGNIAERFLSTHPEHDGTGILCTYCVHSPVPAAKSCLQCETSMCDVHLAAHNQSVTHVLTEPTASFCDRKCSAHKKFMEYHCCDDGAFICASCCLAGEHRGHRVELLSEASEKKKEKLRKVLEKLSPEREETEREAQRLQERRGELEEKAAIETERVTALFRGIREELEALEKRLLSDISRQKEELTLTLTELIQQLEIKKDELSRKIRHIEELCNMADPLTVLQEQWESDAFCGAEGADNGGREGTEGADTEGRERGGTEGADTEGGEREDINDLAVGDLDLGGISETLLTGLAGIVTGLKGKLIPGQEATELELDTNTAGEALHIVKTEMEPVLVTPQPEGRSIEAEDSELCAPSTKKRKTPPLNIKQEQTVSHNSAHCSESLPKSSQLPGPQRAPLSGSAIDTRSISVFGQNPADLLLDINTAGSYVSVSADRRTATYLRRTQWGPRSLTRFLIPQVLSTRSFHSGQHYWEVEGSESGGWMVGVAYPSIERGGKHSMIGNNKKSWCLYKLDNLYTVIHNSTGYHLSDVLPCRRIRISLDYEAGRLSFYELSEPIRHLHTFTASFTEPLHAAFCVWIGTWVRIIKAHGDIMTHAGQL; from the coding sequence ATGGCGtctgctgatctgagagacgagctgagctgctccatttGCCTCAATATTTACACTGAGCCTGtgtccctgccctgtggccactACTTCTGCCAGGACTGCATTGGGGGGCTGCTGGATACCCAGGAACAAGTAAGAGattattcctgccctgaatgcagagccgCGTACCAGGAGCGCCCCGCCCTGCAGAGGAACAGAGCTCTGGGGAACATAGCGGAGCGATTCCTTTCTACTCACCCAGAGCATGATGGGACGGGgatcctctgcacttactgtgTCCATTCCCCTGTCCCTGCCGCTAAATCCTGTCTGCAGTGTGAGACCTCCATGTGTGACGTGCATCTCGCTGCTCACAACCAATCAGTGACGCACGTTCTAACCGAGCCTACCGCTTCCTTCTGCGACAGAAAATGCTCCGCCCACAAAAAGTTCATGGAGTATCACTGCTGTGACGATGGGGCCTTTATCTGTGcgtcctgctgcctggccggggagcaccggggccacagggtggagctgctgagtgaggcctctgagaagaagaaagagaaactgaggaaagttctggagaaactgagcccagagagagaggagactgagagagaagcccagaggctgcaggagcgcaggggAGAATTAGAGGAAAAAGCCGCCattgagacagagagagtcactgccctgtttaggggcatcagggaagagctggaagccctagagaagcgactcctgagtgacatctccaggcagaaagaggagctcacactcacactcactgagctgatccaacagctggaaataaagaaggacgagctgtccaggaagatccggcacattgaggagctgtgcaacatggcagatccactcactgtcctacaggaacaatgggaatcagatgccttttgtggggctgagggggcagataatgggggcagagagggtactgagggggcagatactgagggcagagagagagggggtactgagggggcagatactgagggcggAGAGAGAGAGGATATAAATGACctggctgtaggggatctggatctGGGTGgcatctcagagacattactcacaggcttagctgggattgtgactgggctaaagggaaagttaatccctgggcaggaggctacagagctgGAACTGGATACAAACACGGCTGGGGAAGCTTTACACATAGTGAAGACAGAAATGGAACCTGTATTAGTTACCCCTCAGCCCGAGGGCAGATCCATTGAGGCAGAAGACTCGGAGCTTTGCGCCCCATcgactaaaaaaagaaaaactcctCCTTTGAACATCAAACAAGAACAAACCGTCAGTCACAACTCGGCGCATTGTTCTGAAAGTCTCCCCAAATCCTCACAGTTGCCGGGTCCCCAAAGGGCTCCCCTGTCTGGTTCCGCCATAGACACAAGGTCCATCTCTGTGTTTGGACAGAACCCGGCAGACTTgttactggatataaacacggctggaAGTTACGTATCGGTATCGGCGGACCGGAGAACCGCCACTTACTTGCGTAGAACCCAGTGGGGCCCAAGATCCCTGACAAGATTTCTGATTCCTCAGGTTTTGAGCACCAGGAGTTTCCATTCGGGGcaacattactgggaagtggaggggaGCGAATCAGGGGGCTGGATGGTCggggtggcctatcccagtatagagaggggagggaaaCATTCCATGATTGGCAATAACAagaagtcctggtgtttgtacaAACTGGACAATCTCTATACAGTGATACACAACAGCACGGGGTACCATTTATCCGATGTCCTtccctgcaggagaatcaggatctcattggactatgaggccggacgcctgtccttctatgagctgagtgagccaatcaggcacttacacaccttcactgcctccttcactgagccccttcatgccgCATTCTGTGTCTGGATTGGCACTTGGGTGAGAATCATTAAGGCTCATGGAGATATAATGACCCACGCCGGGCAATtgtga
- the LOC105946032 gene encoding E3 ubiquitin/ISG15 ligase TRIM25 — protein sequence MAAADLRDELSCSICLSIYTDPVSLPCGHYFCRGCIGAAWDTQGGSGAYSCPECRAEYRERPALQNIRKLSNIAERFLSTHPEHDGSGVPCSYCDSPVPAIKSCALCEASFCNKHLRGHSQSAEHVLTEPTASFMGRKCSVHHKVLEYHCCEDGACICVSCCLAGGHRGHRVELLSEASEKKKEKLRKVLEKLSPEREETERGAQRLQERRGELEEKAAIETERVTALFRGIREELEALEKRLLSDISRQKEELSLTLTELIQQLEIKKDELSRKIRHIEELCNMADPLTVLQAQWESHGAAFCGAEGADTEGREGTEGADNGGRKRKGIKVPAVGDLDVGRISETLLTGLAGIVTGVKGRWIYGQEATELVLDINTCGNNVSESWDGKTASYSMKNQHHHYAPTRFQYPQALSTRNFPSGRHYWEVEGSKLGEWGVGAAYPSIERGGDQSIIGNNNKSWCLLRQRNNTYSVTHGTNITQLPHVPSCRRIRISLDYEAGHLSFYELSEPIRHLHTFTAKFTEPLHAAFCVGWEAQSWVRFITNDTIKCENPYLDFWKGD from the coding sequence ATGGCGGCTGCggatctgagagacgagctgagctgctccatctgcctgagcatttatactgacCCGGtgtccctgccctgtggccactacttctgccggggctgcattggggcAGCATGGGACACCCAGGGGGGGTCtggggcttattcctgccctgaatgcagagccgAGTATCGGGAGCGCCCTGCCCTGCAGAACATCAGGAAGCTGAGTAACATAGCGGAGCGATTCCTTTCTACTCACCCAGAGCATGATGGGAGTGGGGTTCCCTGCTCCTACTGTGACTCCCCTGTGCCCGCTATTAAATCCTGTGCCCTGTGTGAGGCTTCATTCTGTAATAAGCACCTGAGGGGGCACAGCCAGTCGGCAGAACATGTACTGACTGAGCCCACAGCTTcctttatggggagaaaatgttctgtacatcacaaggttctggagtatcactgctgtgaggatggggcctgtatctgtgtgtcctgctgcctggccggggggcaccggggccacagggtggagctgctgagtgaggcctctgagaagaagaaagagaaactgaggaaagttctggagaaactgagcccagagagagaggagactgagagaggagcccagaggctgcaggagcgcaggggAGAATTAGAGGAAAAAGCCGCCattgagacagagagagtcactgccctgtttaggggcatcagggaagagctggaagccctagagaagcgactcctgagtgacatctccaggcagaaagaggagctttcactcacactcactgagctgatccaacagctggaaataaagaaggacgagctgtccaggaagatccggcacattgaggagctgtgcaacatggcagatccactcactgtcctacaggcacaatgggaatcccatggagctgccttttgtggggctgagggggcagatactgagggcagagagggtactgagggggcagataatgggggCAGAAAGAGAAAGGGTATAAaggtcccggctgtaggggatctggatgtgggtcggatctcagagacattactcacaggcttagctgggattgtcaCTGGGGTAAAGGGAAGGTGGATCTATGGACAggaggctacagagctggtactggatataaacacgtgTGGGAATAATGTATCTGAATCTTGGGACGGGAAAACTGCCTCCTACTCAATGAAAAACCAGCATCACCATTATGCCCCAACAAGATTTCAGTACcctcaggctttaagcaccaggaatttcccctcagggcgacattactgggaagtggagggcagtaaATTAGGGGAgtggggggtaggggcggcctatcccagtatagaaaGGGGAGGGGATCAGTCCATCATTGGGAAcaataacaagtcctggtgtttgttgAGACAGAGGAATAATACATATTCAGTAACACATGGCACAAACATAACccagttaccccacgtcccttcctgcaggagaatcagaatctcattggactatgaggccggacacctgtccttctatgagctgagtgagccaatcaggcacttacacaccttcactgccaaattcactgagccccttcatgctgcattctgtgtAGGGTGGGAAGCTCAGTCATGGGTGAGATTCATTACTAATGACACTATCAAGTGTGAAAACCCATACTTAGATTTCTGGAAAGGAGATTAA
- the LOC116407970 gene encoding uncharacterized protein DDB_G0290685-like isoform X2, with the protein MGEGAKDTGRPGSAEGRDTGGDVEGKGSLGGEETDRGKLDSTDSTETGRPGDADKEDLGENEREGEDTGRPGSAEGRDTGGDVEGKGSLGGEETDRGKLDSTETGRPGGADKEGLGENVREGEDTGRPGGADKEGLGENVREGEDTGRPGDADKEDLGENEREGEDTGRPGSAEGRDTGGDVEGKGSLGGEETDRGKLDSTETGRPGGADKEGLGENVREGEDTGRPGSAEGRDTGGDVEGKGSLGGEETVRGKLDSTETGRPGGADKEGLGENVREGEDTGRPGSADKEGLGENVR; encoded by the exons ATGGGGGAAGGAGCTAAGGACACTGGGAGACCAGGAAGTGCTGAAGGAAGAGATACTGGGGGAGACGTAGAAGGAAAGGGGTCTCTAGGAGGGGAGGAAACTGATAGAGGGAAGTTAGACAGTACAGACAGTACAGAGACTGGGAGACCAGGAGATGCAGATAAGGAAGACTTGGGAGAGAACGAAAGGGAAGGAGAGGACACTGGGAGACCAGGAAGTGCTGAAGGAAGAGATACTGGGGGAGACGTAGAAGGAAAGGGGTCTCTTGGAGGTGAGGAAACTGATAGAGGGAAGTTAGACAGTACAGAGACTGGGAGACCAGGAGGTGCAGATAAGGAAGGCTTGGGAGAGAACGTAAGGGAAGGAGAGGACACTGGGAGACCAGGAGGTGCCGATAAAGAAGGCTTGGGAGAGAACGTAAGGGAAGGAGAGGACACTGGGAGACCAGGAGATGCAGATAAGGAAGACTTGGGAGAGAACGAAAGGGAAGGAGAGGACACTGGGAGACCAGGAAGTGCTGAAGGAAGAGATACTGGGGGAGACGTAGAAGGAAAGGGGTCTCTTGGAGGTGAGGAAACTGATAGAGGGAAGTTAGACAGTACAGAGACTGGGAGACCAGGAG GTGCCGATAAAGAAGGCTTGGGAGAGAACGTAAGGGAAGGAGAGGACACTGGGAGACCAGGAAGTGCTGAAGGAAGAGATACTGGGGGAGACGTAGAAGGAAAGGGCTCTCTAGGAGGTGAGGAAACTGTTAGAGGGAAGTTGGACAGTACAGAGACTGGGAGACCAGGAGGTGCCGATAAGGAAGGCTTGGGAGAGAACGTAAGGGAAGGAGAGGACACTGGGAGACCAGGAAGTGCAGATAAAGAAGGCTTGGGAGAGAACGTAAGGTAA
- the LOC116407970 gene encoding uncharacterized protein DDB_G0290685-like isoform X3 — translation MGEGAKDTGRPGSAEGRDTGGDVEGKGSLGGEETDRGKLDSTDSTETGRPGDADKEDLGENEREGEDTGRPGSAEGRDTGGDVEGKGSLGGEETDRGKLDSTETGRPGGADKEGLGENVREGEDTGRPGGADKEGLGENVREGEDTGRPGDADKEDLGENEREGEDTGRPGSAEGRDTGGDVEGKGSLGGEETDRGKLDSTETGRPGGADKEGLGENVREGEDTGRPGGADKEGLGENVREGEDTGRPGSADKEGLGENVREGEDTGRPGSADKEGLGENVR, via the exons ATGGGGGAAGGAGCTAAGGACACTGGGAGACCAGGAAGTGCTGAAGGAAGAGATACTGGGGGAGACGTAGAAGGAAAGGGGTCTCTAGGAGGGGAGGAAACTGATAGAGGGAAGTTAGACAGTACAGACAGTACAGAGACTGGGAGACCAGGAGATGCAGATAAGGAAGACTTGGGAGAGAACGAAAGGGAAGGAGAGGACACTGGGAGACCAGGAAGTGCTGAAGGAAGAGATACTGGGGGAGACGTAGAAGGAAAGGGGTCTCTTGGAGGTGAGGAAACTGATAGAGGGAAGTTAGACAGTACAGAGACTGGGAGACCAGGAGGTGCAGATAAGGAAGGCTTGGGAGAGAACGTAAGGGAAGGAGAGGACACTGGGAGACCAGGAGGTGCCGATAAAGAAGGCTTGGGAGAGAACGTAAGGGAAGGAGAGGACACTGGGAGACCAGGAGATGCAGATAAGGAAGACTTGGGAGAGAACGAAAGGGAAGGAGAGGACACTGGGAGACCAGGAAGTGCTGAAGGAAGAGATACTGGGGGAGACGTAGAAGGAAAGGGGTCTCTTGGAGGTGAGGAAACTGATAGAGGGAAGTTAGACAGTACAGAGACTGGGAGACCAGGAGGTGCAGATAAGGAAGGCTTGGGAGAGAACGTAAGGGAAGGAGAGGACACTGGGAGACCAGGAGGTGCCGATAAAGAAGGCTTGGGAGAGAACGTAAGGGAAGGAGAGGACACTGGGAGACCAGGAA GTGCCGATAAGGAAGGCTTGGGAGAGAACGTAAGGGAAGGAGAGGACACTGGGAGACCAGGAAGTGCAGATAAAGAAGGCTTGGGAGAGAACGTAAGGTAA